AGCATAACAAAATACAGCTTACTACGTTCTTGATACGCTGACTCTTGCTTACCTGAGTAAAAGTCGTCCGTAAATTGTCTCTCATAGTTATATAGATTAATTGTGATTAGACATAAAAAGGCCATTGACTAAGCAACTTAGTCTAGCGTTTGTACAATTGGTGTTTGCGCGCTACCGTATGAATGGGTCTTTTGAGGAACCGTTTCGGGTGGCCGCCCTTTACGGTTCCTTTTTTATTGCATAAGCCTATTATTACACAGCAAATTTAGACTTTCAGTGTCAATCGAAGGTCTTTGTTTTATTAATTCTAGGTTAACTTACTGTTACTAAAGGATAATATTAGAACTTGATGATTGATGAATAGGGAGTAATGATGAATGGGAAGACAGGAAACTGATAACTAGGAACACTAGCCTTCCGGCGGTTATTATTCATCCATCATTCTAACTCATTAGTTAGTAGCTCCTCGGCCAAGCCGAATGAAAGGGTCATACCAGCTCCCCCCAAGGCGTTTACGATGGTCACTTCGTCAGTAGGTTGTAGAACCAGCTCGGTAGCCCCTGGTAGCTTAGGATAAATGCCGTGCCAGCGTTGGGTAATCTTCAGATCAGGCACTTCAGCAAAGGTACTTAAGTAATCTAGTATCAGTTGATCTACATCTTCCCGATCAAACGGATCGTGGGTAAGCCCGTACTCGTGGGAATCTCCGATGACTAGCTCACCAAAATGATTTTGGGTAATCATTACGTGAATGCCCCACTCTTTGAATAGCGGCTGCTCCTCATCAAATCGCCTATCTAAATCCGGTAGAGACGGACAATCGGCAAAGGAAGCGTAGTGACGTAACGTAAGCCCTCCGCAAAGAGTGGCTCTAAGCTGCCAGCCCTTAGGTTGAGGGACAGTTCGCAGCATTTGCAGCTTACATTTAGTAATTGGAACCTGCTGGAATTCCTCAGGAAACAGAGTTTCGAAGTCGGCTCCGCTACAAACGTAAATATGATCAGCTCTATACTTCTTCTCTCCTACCCGCAAGGTATTTCCTTCTACCGATTGCACGGCTGAACCAAAATGAAATTGTACCCCATAGGTATCAGAAAGATATCTAGGTAGTTTGCGAATGGCTTCACGGGGGTCAACGGTGCATTCGGTAGTGCTAAACAGCCCACCGAGCAAACCGTCCATTTTCGCCGCGGGGCTTTTTTTTCGGATTTCTTCCTGCGATAACCACTGACACTGATAACCCTTGTCCGACTGGTTGAGAAACTCTTCAATCACTGCTTGTTCGTCGGCATGATACGCTAAGTGCAGTGACCCATTTTCTTGTAAACCAAAGCCTACTTCAGTAGAAAGCTCTCGCCAGGTTGCCTGACTACGCTTGGCTCGCTCCAGCAAAGATCCAGCAGTCTGACCAATTGGCCAAATCAGCCCGAAGTTCCGAACGGAGGCGCCCACTGCCCACTGATTTCGCTCAAATACTTGCACCGATTTTCCTTGCTTCGCTGCATGGTACGCAATAGCCAATCCCACGATACCTGCTCCCACCACTATAATATCAGATGAAGTAAAATGAGGGGCTGCTGAAGAAGATTTGAGTATAGATTGATTTTCCATAGTGTTATGCATGAGGGTGGAGATAGTAGTTAGCTGGCACTTGCTAAACTATTTATTCACTTAGATTCATCCAAAGGTATTAAGTTTCCGTAAAGCTGCGGGAAGTTTAGTTTTATCATTTTGTTAAGGGCATTGAGCACCTTCAGGCAAAAAAAGCCTACAGAATATCTCTGACTGCAATTTCAAGCAACTCGGCGGTCTATCTAAAGATTGAGAGACCAAACCTTAACATTTAATTAACCTCCGTTCGATTGGGTAGCACTATTTTCATCAATCTGAACTGACCCGGGCTACCATGAGCTACCTTAACAAATGGTTGAAACAAACTCACACGACTATCTTCTCGTCATACGCAATAATGGCGTCCTTCTCGACCTACGTTTGCATGTATGCTTTTCGTAAGCCTTTTACAGTGGCTACTTACGACGGAATGGCTTGGGCAGGTATGGATT
This region of Tunicatimonas pelagia genomic DNA includes:
- a CDS encoding TIGR03364 family FAD-dependent oxidoreductase, which encodes MENQSILKSSSAAPHFTSSDIIVVGAGIVGLAIAYHAAKQGKSVQVFERNQWAVGASVRNFGLIWPIGQTAGSLLERAKRSQATWRELSTEVGFGLQENGSLHLAYHADEQAVIEEFLNQSDKGYQCQWLSQEEIRKKSPAAKMDGLLGGLFSTTECTVDPREAIRKLPRYLSDTYGVQFHFGSAVQSVEGNTLRVGEKKYRADHIYVCSGADFETLFPEEFQQVPITKCKLQMLRTVPQPKGWQLRATLCGGLTLRHYASFADCPSLPDLDRRFDEEQPLFKEWGIHVMITQNHFGELVIGDSHEYGLTHDPFDREDVDQLILDYLSTFAEVPDLKITQRWHGIYPKLPGATELVLQPTDEVTIVNALGGAGMTLSFGLAEELLTNELE